A window of the Lolium perenne isolate Kyuss_39 chromosome 7, Kyuss_2.0, whole genome shotgun sequence genome harbors these coding sequences:
- the LOC127323825 gene encoding inorganic phosphate transporter 1-6-like: MAGEQQLQVLNALDVAKTQWYHFTAIVVAGMGFFTDAYDLFCVSLVTKLLGRIYYHVDGSPTPGSLPPHVASAINGVAFIGTLSGQLFFGWLGDKLGRKKVYGMTLMLMVLCSVASGLSFGHTPASVMATLCFFRFWLGFGIGGDYPLSATIMSEYANKKTRGAFIAAVFAMQGFGILAGGLVSIIVSSSFRILFPAPSYDVDPVNSTPSQADFVWRIIVMLGALPAALTYYWRTKMPETARYTALVAKNAKQAAVDMSKVLQVEITEEQAKAAGQPSNNKSAAFGLFSGEFLRRHGLHLLGTSATWFLLDVAFYSQNLFQKDIFSAVGWIPKAATMSALDEVFRIARAQTLIALCGTVPGYWFTVALIDVLGRFAIQVMGFFFMGVFMLGLAIPYHHWTAPGNHVGFVVLYGLTFFFANFGPNSTTFIVPAEIFPARLRSTCHGISAASGKLGAIAGGFGFLYLAQSPDPSKTDHGYAPGIGVRNSLFILAGCNLLGLLFTFLVPESKGKSLEEMSGENEVIGAEATGYNRTVPV, translated from the coding sequence ATGGCTGGGGAGCAGCAGCTGCAGGTGCTCAACGCGCTCGACGTTGCCAAGACGCAATGGTACCACTTCACCGCCATCGTGGTCGCTGGCATGGGATTCTTCACGGACGCCTACGACCTCTTCTGCGTTTCTCTCGTCACCAAGCTCCTCGGCCGCATTTACTACCACGTCGACGGCTCCCCGACTCCCGGGAGCCTCCCACCGCACGTCGCCTCCGCGATCAACGGCGTCGCCTTCATCGGCACGCTCTCCGGGCAACTCTTCTTCGGCTGGCTGGGCGATAAGCTCGGCCGTAAGAAAGTCTACGGCATGACGCTCATGCTGATGGTACTCTGCTCCGTCGCGTCAGGCCTCTCCTTCGGCCACACCCCAGCCTCTGTCATGGCGACGCTCTGCTTCTTCCGCTTTTGGCTCGGCTTCGGCATCGGCGGCGACTACCCGTTGTCGGCCACTATCATGTCCGAGTACGCCAACAAGAAGACGCGCGGCGCCTTCATCGCGGCCGTCTTCGCCATGCAGGGGTTCGGCATCCTTGCCGGAGGCCTCGTCTCCATCATCGTCTCCTCCTCCTTCAGGATCCTCTTCCCGGCCCCCTCCTACGACGTCGATCCCGTGAACTCCACACCGTCGCAAGCCGACTTCGTATGGAGGATCATTGTGATGCTGGGAGCGCTGCCGGCGGCGCTGACGTACTACTGGCGCACCAAGATGCCTGAAACGGCGCGGTACACGGCGCTCGTGGCAAAGAACGCCAAGCAGGCTGCCGTCGACATGTCCAAGGTGCTGCAGGTGGAGATCACCGAGGAGCAGGCTAAGGCTGCGGGCCAGCCCTCTAACAACAAGTCGGCGGCATTCGGGCTGTTCTCCGGCGAGTTCTTGAGAAGGCATGGGCTGCACCTGCTGGGCACGTCGGCGACGTGGTTCCTCCTGGACGTGGCCTTCTATTCCCAGAACCTGTTCCAGAAGGACATCTTCAGCGCGGTGGGATGGATCCCAAAGGCGGCGACGATGAGCGCTCTGGACGAGGTGTTCCGCATCGCGCGCGCGCAGACGCTGATCGCGCTGTGCGGCACGGTGCCGGGCTACTGGTTCACGGTGGCGCTCATCGACGTGTTGGGGCGGTTCGCCATCCAGGTCATGGGCTTCTTCTTCATGGGAGTGTTCATGCTGGGTCTGGCCATCCCGTATCACCACTGGACGGCGCCGGGGAATCATGTCGGGTTCGTCGTCCTCTACGGCCTCACCTTCTTCTTCGCCAACTTCGGGCCCAACAGCACCACCTTCATCGTGCCGGCGGAGATCTTCCCGGCCCGGCTGCGTTCCACGTGCCACGGCATCTCCGCCGCGTCGGGGAAGCTGGGAGCCATCGCCGGCGGGTTCGGGTTCTTGTACCTCGCGCAGAGCCCCGACCCGAGCAAGACCGACCACGGCTACGCGCCAGGCATCGGCGTGCGCAACTCTCTCTTCATCCTCGCCGGCTGCAACTTGCTGGGCCTGCTCTTCACGTTCCTGGTGCCGGAGTCGAAGGGGAAGTCGCTGGAGGAGATGTCCGGCGAAAACGAGGTCATCGGCGCCGAGGCCACGGGGTACAACCGGACGGTGCCTGTGTAG